One Archangium lipolyticum DNA window includes the following coding sequences:
- a CDS encoding oxygenase MpaB family protein — protein MFNASSEWLDRMRSVGDPGVDELLTEHVATRGPESLDHLLRELFRTQRMSEADPLVRSYLTALPRIDLVNRDVITRGQHLFGLYGPEVLMILGSYSLPLAYAAGHGVQVVYRSRRLKDDPIRRLCDTAQMVVNVMQPGELDEGGVGWLATRKVRLIHALVRRRVQLDETNPWRAEWGLPINQEDQAGTLLTFSIATLHGLRRMGARVTSAEADAYITAWSAVGRLLGVDPSLLPSSEEEATLLALRIGGRQVRPTPEGRQLTAQLLNSVQTLFPVPGYAASLTHFFLQDTVFGNNVAAALELPKANWTRWLVTARAAQKRTILRWLDWVPGARRRRSWVARQFAQRMILHKRPDADTPFEVPPTFRRSWGLHADR, from the coding sequence ATGTTCAACGCGAGCAGTGAATGGCTGGACAGAATGAGGAGCGTCGGTGACCCCGGCGTGGACGAGCTGCTCACCGAGCACGTCGCGACCCGGGGCCCGGAATCGCTGGATCACTTGCTGCGGGAGTTGTTTCGCACCCAGCGGATGTCCGAGGCCGATCCATTGGTGCGTAGCTACCTGACGGCGCTGCCCCGGATCGATCTCGTCAATCGGGACGTGATCACCAGAGGGCAGCACCTCTTCGGTCTCTATGGACCGGAGGTGCTCATGATCCTGGGCTCCTATTCCCTTCCATTGGCCTACGCTGCAGGCCACGGCGTCCAAGTGGTTTATCGTTCACGCCGGCTGAAGGATGATCCCATCCGCCGTCTCTGCGACACGGCGCAGATGGTCGTGAATGTCATGCAGCCCGGTGAATTGGACGAGGGAGGAGTGGGTTGGCTCGCGACGCGCAAGGTCCGGCTGATTCATGCGCTCGTGCGACGGCGGGTCCAGTTGGATGAAACCAACCCCTGGCGCGCGGAGTGGGGGCTGCCGATCAATCAGGAGGATCAGGCTGGGACGTTGCTGACCTTCTCCATCGCCACCCTGCACGGGCTCAGGAGAATGGGGGCGAGGGTGACATCGGCGGAAGCGGACGCGTACATCACGGCGTGGTCCGCGGTGGGGCGTCTCCTCGGAGTGGATCCCTCGCTCCTGCCCTCGAGCGAGGAGGAGGCGACCCTCCTGGCGCTGCGGATCGGCGGGCGCCAGGTCCGCCCCACGCCGGAAGGACGTCAACTGACGGCGCAGTTACTGAACTCCGTGCAGACGCTGTTCCCTGTCCCGGGGTATGCCGCGAGCCTTACCCATTTCTTTCTCCAGGATACGGTCTTTGGAAACAACGTGGCCGCGGCGCTGGAACTCCCGAAGGCGAACTGGACGAGGTGGTTGGTGACGGCCAGGGCGGCCCAGAAGCGGACGATCCTGCGCTGGCTGGACTGGGTTCCGGGGGCGCGGCGACGTCGCAGTTGGGTGGCCAGACAGTTCGCCCAGCGCATGATTCTCCACAAGCGCCCGGATGCGGATACTCCCTTCGA